ACGGCGACGGCGAGCGCCCTCACGGTGCGCTCGGACGCCGCCGCGAACGCGCAGTACAAGCGCAACGTCGACAACGGCGACGCCTGGCTCACCACCGCCGACTCGGCCCTCACCTCGGTGGAGACGCTGATGCGCCGCGTGCGCGACCTGACCGTGCAGGGCGCGAACGACGGCGCCCTCTCGCCCGAGGCGAAGGAGTCGATCGCGACCGAGCTCGACGGGCTGAAGAAGAGCCTCCTCGCGGCCGCCAACACCACGTACCTCGGTCGCACGGTGTTCGCCGGCAACTCGGACGCCGGCGTCGCCTTCCAGCCCGACTACTCCTACACCGGGGTGGCGGGAAGTACAGTGGAGCGCAGGATCGGCCAGGACGCCACCGTGCGGGTGGACGCCGACGGCGCCGCGGTCTTCGGGACGGGCAGCGACTCGGTGTTCGCGCTCATCGACGCCACCGTGAGCGACCTGAAGAACGGGGTGAACATCCGGCCGCGCCTGGGCCAGATCGACGACAGGATGAAGGCGATCGTGGGAGAGCACGCGGAGATCGGCGGTCGGCAGACCCGCATCGACAAGGCGAAGGACGCCCTCGCCGTCGGCGCGAACGCGCTCGAGGCGCAGCGCGCGGGCCTGGAGGACGTCGACCTCGCCAAGGTGCTGCTCGACCTCAAGACCCAGGACGTCAACTACCAGACGGCGATCGCCGTCACCGCCCGCGTGCTCCAGCCGACCCTGATGGACTTCCTCCGATGACCGCGATCCGCTTCGTCGCTCCGCCGCCCGGCCTGGAGCCCCTCGCCGCCTTCGAGCTCGACGCCGTCGCCGGCGCCGACGGCCTGTACACGCTGACGGCCGTCGAACGACCCGAGATCCGGCTGTTCACGCTCGACGCCGAGCGCCACCTGCCCGGCTACTCGCCCGAGCTGCCCGACGACCGCGCGGCCGACCTGGGCATCAGCGCCCCCGAGGAGGCACTCCTCCTGGTGGTCGTGACGCCGTCGGCGGCGGGCAGCACGGTGAACCTCCTGGCCCCGGTCATCGTGAACCGGGCGACGGGAGCCGCGCTGCAGCTCGTCCTCGACGACGACGGCCTGCCCGTGCGTGCGGAGCTGGCGGCACTGGCCGGCGCGGCCTGAGCCCGGCGCGAAACCGGCGTCACCGCCGAGCCGCTCACTTCTTGGCCGGCTCCTCCTTGGCCGGGCACGGCGCGGCCTTCTTCATCGCCGCTGCCATCTGCGCCTCCGACCACGGCAGCGACTCGACCACCTTGGCGCCCTTCGTCTCCGCGGGGACCTTGGAGGCGATGGAGGCGAGCCGCTGCGCCAGCGCCCGGGCGAACGCGGCACCCGGGGTCGAGTTGTTGAGCGCCACGACCACGGTCAGCCCCGACGCCGGGTCGGCGTACATCGCCGAGGTGTAGCCGGGGATCGATCCGCTGCTCCCGTGCAGCGGCCCGAGCTGCTGCACGCCGAGGCCGTACTTCTGCCACGAGGCGCCGTTCGTGATGCCCTTGCGCTGCTCCGCCGTCGACTTCTCGCTCAGGAGGGACCCCGCGGCGAGCGCCTGCGTGAACGTCTTCAGGTCGGCGAGGTTCGACACCACGCCTCCGGCCGTCCATCCCATCGAGGGCGAGAGCCGCGAGACGTCGGTCACGGTCTGGCAGACGGGATTGCCTGCGGCGTCCGGGATGGAGACGTAGCCGTCGGGATGCGCGCCGGGCACGGTCAGGGTGGAGGCCGGCGGCAGCACGGTCGCCTTCATGTCGAGGGGCCCGAACAGCTCAGACTCGAAGAGGTCGGCGGCCGACGATCCTGACGCGTTCTGCAGCGCCATCCCGAGCAGGATCGCGTTGGTCTGCGACGATCCGTACGCCTGGCCCGGCTTGCCGTAGCGCGGGGCCGCGACGCCGTCGCTCGCCAGCTCCAGCGGCGGCCACTGGCGGGTGGGGTTGGTCAGGAACTCGCGGCCGAGCTGGCCCTGGTAGTCGGCGATGCCGGACGTGTTGGCGCACAGCTCACGCAGCGTCACGCCTTCGACGCCGACCATGCCGGGGAGCCACTTGGTCAGCTGGTCGTCGAGCTCGACCTTGCCCTCGTCGACGAGCTTGAGGAGCACCGTGCAGGTCATCGGGATGGTGTTCTGCCCGATGCGGAAGGTCATGCTCTCGGTGGCGGGCTTCGACCCTTCGCGCGTCGTCGTCCCCTCGGCGGCCGTCCAGGTGCCCGCCCACGGCGCCCAGACCCCCGCGAAGCCGGCCGACGCGTCGGCGAGCCGGACCGCCTCCTTCAGCGTCTCCGACATCTTGGTCGACGTCTCGCGCGGCAACGAGGCCTCGTGCTGCGACGGGAGGCCCGCTCCACCCGGTGAGGAGGTGCAGGCGGCCAGCGTCAGCGCGATCGCGCCCGCCACGGCGGAGAGCACGGCTCTGCGCACCCGGCTCCGACCTCGCATCGCGCCCCCTGTCGTGGTGTGGTGTTCCAGGATTCTAACCTCCCGCAGAAAAACCTCCCTGACACAAGGGGCTGTCGCCCCAATCCGAAAACGACGACTCTCCGAATCAACCACGAGGCGCGCGGACGTGCGCCGTCACAGAGGAGAACGAACAATGCGCACATCACCGAACCGCCTCGTCGCCACGATCTTCGGCGCCGTGTACCTGCTCGTCGGCCTGCTCGGCTTCGCCGTCACCGGCGGCGTCGGCTTCGTGGCCACCAAGGGCGGCCTTCTGCTCGGCATCTTCGAGGTCAACCCGCTGCACAACATCGCCCACCTGCTGATCGGCGCCGCCCTGCTGATCGCGGGCCTCACCCGCCTGTCGGCCGCGCGCGCCGTCAACATCACGGTCGGGGCCGTCTACCTGCTCCTCGGCATCGTGGGCTTCTTCCTCGTGGGCACCGGCGCGAACATCCTCGCGCTGAACACCCCCGACCACTTCCTGCACCTGGTCAGCGCCATCGTGCTCCTCGGCGTCGGTCTGGGCGCCGAGCGGACCGTGCGCTCCGCTCGGACCGTCTGACCGGCCCGGCCACGGCGCACCCCATGAGCAGGATGAGCGGAACCGCCCCCGTCGCCCCGGCGACGCGGGCGTTCCTCGCCGTGGCCGCGCTGGGGGCGGGTCTGCTGCACGCAGCCCTCGCCCCCGGCGCACCTCCTGTCCTGCTCGCGGTGCTCCTGGCCATCGCGGCGGCCGAGCTGGGCTGGGCCGCCGCCACCCTCGCCCGCGACCGGCCGCCGCTGCTCCGGCTGCTCCCCGCCCTGGCCCTCGTGCCGCTCGGCGTCTGGGCGGCGCTGGCCGTCGCCGGGGCGGTCGCGAGCTCGGGCAGCGTGCTCGCCTTCCCCTTCCTGCCGATGGCGGTCGCCTCCCTGCTCGACCTCGCGGTGGCCGTCGTGACCGCTGTCGTCCTGCGGCGTGGGAGGGCAGCCCGGCAGGACACCGGAGCCCTCCGGTTCGTCATCGCCCTGGCGCTCAGCGCCGCGGCCGTCTGCGGCCTCACCATCCCGGCCCTCGGCCTCACGGACGCCGGCATCGCGGCCGTGGAGGTCGGGCACCACCACTGACGCTCGACGCGACCGGCGCTCGACGCGGGACCGGCGCTTGACGCGGGACTCCCCGTACGCCAGGCTGGGTTAGGTAAGCCTTACCTAGCAAGCCTGACCCGGGAGACCCGATGACCGAGCCGATCCCCTTCTCGCAGGCGCTCCGCGAGCGCACCCGCTCCGTCCACGAGGAGAGCGAGGGTGCGGTCTTCATGCAAGACCTCATGAGCGGCAAGGGCAGCCGCGAGGACTACATCCAGCTGCTCAGCCAGCACTACTTCATCTATCAGGCGCTCGAGGAGGCCGCGGCCGGCCTGGCCGACGACCCGGTCGCCGCGCTCTTCATCACGCCGAAGCTCACCCGCCTCCCGGCCATCGAGGCCGACCTCGAGTACCTGCTCGGCGACGACTGGCGCGACCGCATCTCGCCGCTGCCGACCACCTTCCGCTATACCGCCCGCATCCGCGAGGTGGGCGCGACCTGGCCGGGCGGCTTCGTCGCCCACCACTACACGCGCTACCTCGGCGACCTCTCGGGCGGCCAGATCATCCGCACCCTCCTGCAGCGCCAGTACGGCTTCGACACCAACGGCGTCGGCTTCTACCTGTTCGACGAGATCGCCAAGCCGAAGGTCTTCAAAGACGTCTACCGCGCCCAGCTCGACGCCGTCGACTGGACCGAGGAGGAGCGCGACCGCGTGATCGCCGAGGTCGGCCTCGCCTTCCGCTTCAACACCGACCTCTTCAACGACCTGGCTGCGGCGAAGGCGGCGACGATCGCGGCCTGAGCCGTCCCTCCTACCGCCGGGTCAGCGCGAACGACGCGTTGCCGAACCGCACGATCGAGCCGGGGTCGACCTCGTGCCGGGTGTTGGGGTCGCACGCGAAGGTGCCGTCGCCCGGGTAGGTGATCGTCGTCCCGTTCGCCGAGCCGAGGTCCATCACCCAGAACACGCCGTCGTACTGGCCGAAGGCCAGGTGCGCGCGCGATACCGACTTGGCGTCGTCGGCGACGGTGATCAGCTCGGCGTGCGCGGGGTCGTCGAACTCGGTCCCCGGCGTGTGCACGGCGGGGTTGCGGCCGATGACGCCCTCCGACATCGTTTCGATGTGCTGGCCGTCGCTGAAGTCCAGCACGAACATCACCGCCACGCGGGTCCTCCTTCATCCATCAGCCGACCGCCACCCTCACCGGCTGGGCGTCGCGCATGAAGCGCTCCACATCCTTGTCGACCATGATGTCGCCCGGGCGCAGCGGCCGGGTGAGGTAGAGCCCCTCCAGCGTGGTGATCCGGCTGAGCGCCACGTAGGTCTGGCCCGGCGTGAAGGCCCGGGTGCCGAGGTCGACGATCGCGGCATCGTAGGTCTTGCCCTGCGACTTGTGGATGGTGACCGCCCACGCCAGCCGCAGCGGGAACTGGGTGAACTCCGCCACCACGTCCTTGGTGAGCTTCTTGGTCTCGGGGGAGTAGCTGTAGCGGTACTTCTCCCAGATCGCCGGCTCGACCTCGTGCACCTCGCCGTCGACGTCGACGTACACCGTGCTGTCGATCCGCGTCACGGTCCCGATGGTCCCGTTCACCCAGCGCGGCCCGTCGCCCTGACTCACGTCGTTGCGCAGGAACATCACCTGCGCGCCCACCTTGAGCTCGAGCGTCTCGTCAGCGGGGTAGTTGCGCCCGCCGAAATCTCCACTCACCTCCGCCTTCGCCGTGAGCGCCCGGCCCGGGAGGCGCTCGAGCGCCTGCGCGTTGATCCGGTTGACGGTGTCGTTGCGGGTCGCCAGCGTGATCGTGCCGTCGGACGGCGCCGGCCGCGCGCCCATCTCGTTGAGGCGGTCGGCGATCTCCTTCGTCACCATCCCGTGCCGCACGGCGTTGAGCATGTACCGGAAGTCGGACTCGTGCTGGCGGTGCACCTGCAGCAGCTCCACGATGCGCAGGTCGACCTCCTGCCACACCTTGGCGTCGAAGAACCACATGGAGCGGTAGGTGTCGGCGAAGTAGGCGCGCTCCTCCGCGTCGCCCGGCACGGGCGCCAGCTGGTACGGGTCGCCGAAGAGCACGATCTGCACGCCGCCGAACGGTTCCTTGGGCTTCTGCCTGGCCTGCCGGAGGCTGCGGTCGACCGCGTCCATCAGGTCGGCGTTGACCATCGAGACCTCGTCGATGACGAGCGTGTCGATGCTGTTCAGCAGCTTCTTCAGCTCGGTCGACTGGTCGATGTCGTGGTCGGCGATCACGCCGATCGGCAGGCGGAACAGCGAGTGGATGGTCTGGCCGCCGACATTGAGCGCCGCGACCCCCGTCGGCGCCGAGATGACCAGCGACTTCTCGGTGTTCCACGACAGGTGGTTCAGGAGGGTCGACTTGCCGGTCCCCGCACGGCCGGTGACGAAGACGTGGTCGCGCGTGTGCTCGATCAGCTCGAACACCGCCTGCTGCTCCGCAGAGAGCGAGAGTCGGCCCATCCGAATCCCTTCCCCTCCGTGCGACCTGCCGCACTACTCTAACGCCCGGCCCTCGACGTCGGCTGTTCTCCACAGCCCTCTAAACTGGCCGCATGTCCGCATCAGGGGAGGGGAGCGGCCGTCCGGAGGGGCTCAGCCGCCGCACGCGCGACCTCCTGCTGTGGTCGGGCGCCGGGGTGCTCCTCGTCCTCGCCTTCGTGGCGGCGCTCGGAGCCGTGCAGCGCACGTATTACAGCGCCACCGGTTTCGTCACCGCCTACGTGCAGGCGCTGGCCGCGCACGACGTCGCCGGCGCGCTCGCGATGCCGGGCGCCGCGCCCTCCACCGAGGCGCTGAACCGCGCTGGGCTGCCGACCGGGGCCTCCCGCGAACTGCTGCGCTCCGACGTGCTGCCGACACTCACCGACATCGAGGTCGTCTCCGACCAGGCGCTCGACGACGGACGCCACCGGGTCCGGGTCAACGCCGTGGCGGACGGGC
The sequence above is a segment of the Leifsonia williamsii genome. Coding sequences within it:
- the flgL gene encoding flagellar hook-associated protein FlgL: MFTRVTNATQTATAQRNLQLSLQRQAQLYDQATSRKLLNRPSDDPTATASALTVRSDAAANAQYKRNVDNGDAWLTTADSALTSVETLMRRVRDLTVQGANDGALSPEAKESIATELDGLKKSLLAAANTTYLGRTVFAGNSDAGVAFQPDYSYTGVAGSTVERRIGQDATVRVDADGAAVFGTGSDSVFALIDATVSDLKNGVNIRPRLGQIDDRMKAIVGEHAEIGGRQTRIDKAKDALAVGANALEAQRAGLEDVDLAKVLLDLKTQDVNYQTAIAVTARVLQPTLMDFLR
- a CDS encoding flagellar assembly protein FliW, which codes for MTAIRFVAPPPGLEPLAAFELDAVAGADGLYTLTAVERPEIRLFTLDAERHLPGYSPELPDDRAADLGISAPEEALLLVVVTPSAAGSTVNLLAPVIVNRATGAALQLVLDDDGLPVRAELAALAGAA
- a CDS encoding serine hydrolase domain-containing protein, whose product is MRRAVLSAVAGAIALTLAACTSSPGGAGLPSQHEASLPRETSTKMSETLKEAVRLADASAGFAGVWAPWAGTWTAAEGTTTREGSKPATESMTFRIGQNTIPMTCTVLLKLVDEGKVELDDQLTKWLPGMVGVEGVTLRELCANTSGIADYQGQLGREFLTNPTRQWPPLELASDGVAAPRYGKPGQAYGSSQTNAILLGMALQNASGSSAADLFESELFGPLDMKATVLPPASTLTVPGAHPDGYVSIPDAAGNPVCQTVTDVSRLSPSMGWTAGGVVSNLADLKTFTQALAAGSLLSEKSTAEQRKGITNGASWQKYGLGVQQLGPLHGSSGSIPGYTSAMYADPASGLTVVVALNNSTPGAAFARALAQRLASIASKVPAETKGAKVVESLPWSEAQMAAAMKKAAPCPAKEEPAKK
- a CDS encoding DUF4383 domain-containing protein, whose translation is MRTSPNRLVATIFGAVYLLVGLLGFAVTGGVGFVATKGGLLLGIFEVNPLHNIAHLLIGAALLIAGLTRLSAARAVNITVGAVYLLLGIVGFFLVGTGANILALNTPDHFLHLVSAIVLLGVGLGAERTVRSARTV
- a CDS encoding heme oxygenase (biliverdin-producing), translated to MTEPIPFSQALRERTRSVHEESEGAVFMQDLMSGKGSREDYIQLLSQHYFIYQALEEAAAGLADDPVAALFITPKLTRLPAIEADLEYLLGDDWRDRISPLPTTFRYTARIREVGATWPGGFVAHHYTRYLGDLSGGQIIRTLLQRQYGFDTNGVGFYLFDEIAKPKVFKDVYRAQLDAVDWTEEERDRVIAEVGLAFRFNTDLFNDLAAAKAATIAA
- a CDS encoding FHA domain-containing protein — its product is MFVLDFSDGQHIETMSEGVIGRNPAVHTPGTEFDDPAHAELITVADDAKSVSRAHLAFGQYDGVFWVMDLGSANGTTITYPGDGTFACDPNTRHEVDPGSIVRFGNASFALTRR
- a CDS encoding ATP-dependent DNA helicase, producing the protein MGRLSLSAEQQAVFELIEHTRDHVFVTGRAGTGKSTLLNHLSWNTEKSLVISAPTGVAALNVGGQTIHSLFRLPIGVIADHDIDQSTELKKLLNSIDTLVIDEVSMVNADLMDAVDRSLRQARQKPKEPFGGVQIVLFGDPYQLAPVPGDAEERAYFADTYRSMWFFDAKVWQEVDLRIVELLQVHRQHESDFRYMLNAVRHGMVTKEIADRLNEMGARPAPSDGTITLATRNDTVNRINAQALERLPGRALTAKAEVSGDFGGRNYPADETLELKVGAQVMFLRNDVSQGDGPRWVNGTIGTVTRIDSTVYVDVDGEVHEVEPAIWEKYRYSYSPETKKLTKDVVAEFTQFPLRLAWAVTIHKSQGKTYDAAIVDLGTRAFTPGQTYVALSRITTLEGLYLTRPLRPGDIMVDKDVERFMRDAQPVRVAVG